The Acidimicrobiales bacterium region TGGCGTGCCCTCCACCGAGATGATCAGATCCTTCGGGTCGCCGACGATCATCGGCCTGACGACCGGTAGGACTAGCTCCTCGAACTCCTGTCTCTGGCGCTCGAAGTCGGTGCGGGTGCGCTCATCCACGGCGCACTTCGATCCCTCGGGCCGCACACAGAGCGAGCCTGCCCTCATCTATGTCGGCACCCAGGGCCTCCATGCCAGCTCGGTAGCCGGCGTCGATGAACGTCCCGGTGCCGGCGAAGGGGTCGAGGAGGACGCCGCCGGATGCCCCGGCGTGCGTGATGAGCTTGTCGGCCAGGTCGTCCGGCTTCTGCCACGGGTCCAGACGGCCATCGTGCCGTCCGTCTGGTGCTGAGATGTCGAGCACTGAGAACCGGTCGACGAGGCCGTCGAACGTCGGGGGCGGGGTATCGGGGCCAACGATGTGCAGGACGGCCTGCCAGTTCGGTGAGTAGCCGTGGCCGTCGGGGCCGATGGTGTTGCGCCACGTCCACACGAGGACGTTCTCGAAGTGCCAATCCTCGCCGCTGAGCACGTTGAGGTAGGCGCGGAGCTCGGGAGGGTAGGCACCGATGCACACGTAGGCGCGGCCGTCAGGCTTCAGTCGGCTGAGCGCTACTGGCAGCCACCACGCAGCGAACGAGTCGATGTCATCCACGTCGGTCGAGTACGGCGGATCGGTGAGCAGCAGATCGGCTCCACCCTCCGGCTGGTCCTTCAGCCACTCGACGGCATCCAGGTACCAGACGACACCGGCAGCTGCGCGGCCGGCGAGGTACTGCTGGCGCTTGCGCTCGCCGTTGCGCCGCCGAACTTCGGAGCGAAGCGCCTGTACAGACCACGGCGACGGCCGGTCTTCATCGCCCGTTACGGCCAACTCCAGCAGCTCGTCCTGCTCGGGCGGCTCCAGCGCTGCCACTGCGTAGTGATGGCCGAACGAGAGATCCGTATGACGTCGTACGGTTTCAGCGAACTTGTCGGCCACCCAAGCGGCTTGCCTGCATGTCTCACCCGAATAGCCGGTCGGAGCGGCCTGCGATGAGGCCTCGCCGTAGGACCGCTCGCCGTAGCGCCACCAGTCCCCCAGCCACCACATGATGCTGCCCTCCATCGAGCGCAGCACTTCACCCACAGCAGCCCAGTCCTCAAAGGGGATGCCCTCCGGCAAGTCGAGGCCCCGTGGGTTGGCGTACTTGAACAACCCTGCCGAAGGGGCCAGGACTTCACCCGTCTCCGAGTTGACGAGGCTCACCCAGTCACCTCGCACATCAGCGAGGCCGTACCATCCAACATGTCAGCTCCTCTATGCAGGTTGCTGGCCAGCCGGCGGGTCGTTCTCAGCGACGCCGCCGGCACTACGTTTTCCCTGCTCAGCATACTTGCTGGGAACACCCGTTCCGGTACGGGAAAGGCCGTCACTGGTCGTCGTTCTCCTTCACTCGTTCGGTGATCGGTTCGACGCGGTCGGACTTGTGGGAGCGCATCGGCGGCAACGGCGCCGGCGGGTCCTCGCGGCGTTTCGTCGCCGCGTCCCGGTGCTTGCGCATCCGCTGCCACTCCAACTCGGTGCCGGCGAACAGCGTCCAGCACTGGCCGCACATGTACGGCCAGTCCGGGTGCGGTGAGCGTTCGGCCTGGTCGTGCAGGCCGCATGCTGGGCAGGTGAGCAGGGATGGCACACCCGGCCCGACGCGGCCGTTCACCGGTGGTTCGTCCGGCGTCTCGTACACGCCTGCACCGAGGTCGGAACTCACGACGCTTCCCGTTCGGCCATCGCTCGCAGCCGGCGGGTCTCGTGGAAGATGCGGGCCCGGAGCACCTCCGGCGACGAGTCCAACGGCACCTGCGAGACCTTCGCCCCGTGGTCGAGCAGCTCGGACCACAGGCCCAGCAGCTCCCGGGCGAGCGTCGTGTCACCCGTGTCACCCGTGTCACCCGGCACGTTGCGCCATCCTTCGGACCCGGCGCAGCATGCGGCGTTCCTTCTCGGTGGCGCCCCACACGCCGTGGTCGATGTTGCGCTCCAGGGCGTACTCGAGGCACTCGGTACGGACCGGGCAGCCGGTGCACCAGTGCTCGACTACCTGGCGTTGCTTGGCGTACTCGATGGGGAACAGGGCGCCCGGTTCAGCTGTCCGACAGGACGCTCGGCGCATCCACGTGGTCGCGTCGAGGTCCAGAAGACCGACGACGGCCCGACGACGGTCACGCGGGTCAGCCACTCGCAGCGCTCCTTGCTAGGCGCCGGAGCCGACGCCGCTCGCGTTCGCTCAAGCCCCAGCGCTCACCGTCGCGGCCTCGCACGATGGTGGCCTCGTAGTCCTGGTCCCAGCGGTCGCAGAGTTCCCATGCTTCGCGCAGGGTCAGCTTGCGGCGCGGGGTCTCGGCCGTCATGGGGTGGCCTCCGTGTCGGCTGTGAGTTCCTCTGCGGCGGCGAGCGCTCGCATGACCCGCTCGGCGGTGCTCAGGTAGCTGCCGGCGCCTTCACGGCGCAGCACGCAGCGGTTGCGGACCTTGCCGTCGGCGTACTCGGTGATGGTGAGGTCGACGATGACGCTGATGTCAGCCATGGGTGGCCTCCGTGTCGAGGTAGTCGAGGGCGAGCTGGCCGTGTGGGAGCAAGCGGCGTCCGGTGGTGGCCTCGTAGGCGACGGCACGCCAGTCGACGTAGAAGCGGTCGATGTCGCGGCCTTCGCCGTGGCTGGCGGAGAACGGGTGGGTGACGAGCTCGGGTGGGAACGGCACCCACACGTGGTCGTGCAGCGGGAGGCCGACGCAGTCGTAGCGGGTGCAGGGCGCCCAGTCGTCGCCTCGGATGCCTGTCGCTTTGTCGTCGGGGTCGTACAGGACCATCACGCCGGGCTCCACAGGTCGAGCGGTGCGGCGGCGAGCCTGAGGGCGGCCTTCTCGGCCATCGCCTCGTCCGCTTCGATGCCGATGGCCTTGTAGCCGGCCTCGCGGGCAGCGACGAGCGTGGAGCAGGACCCAGCGAACGGGTCGAGGACCAGGCCTGGCCGTTCGCTGAGGGCTAGAGGGCCACCACAGTTCGGACACGACCCGAGACGCCGATCATGCCGTGGCAGTGCGGGCACTGGATCGGCTTCGGCGACGGCTTGGGGATGCGATCGTGCTCCCGTTTCGGTAAGACCTTCAGGTTCCCTGGCCGGTTGTCGTCCTTGATCTCGTTGAGGTGATGCACCACCTCGTCCGTCCGGAGCGGACGTCCCAGCACCTCGGCCATCACCAGTCGATGCTCGAAGACGTAGCCCGCCTTGGTCGCCATCGGGTGACCCGGCCGGTAGAGCATCACGTAGCCGGCTTGCGTTCGCAGCGATGGCTTCCGCTTGCCGCGGCCGATCGTCGGAATCGCGCAACGACGGGAGCAGAACCTGGTCGAGTTCGCCAGTGGTTGAAACGTCGCCCCGCACTCCTCGCAGGACTTTGGCTTCAGACGCGCCGCTTGCGCTGCGCACTCCCGCGAGCATGTCCGCTGGGACGGTCGCCCCGTGTGGTTGCGGGCGTGGAACTGGCGTCCACAGATCGGGCAGGTCGTCTCCGGCGTCGCTCGCTGGGACGCGCTCTTGCAAGCGTTGTTGCAGAACTTCCTGGGGCCCCGCTTGCCCAGTGCTGTCGGTAGCCCGCACCACTGGCACCCTCGGTCCTCGCTCACGTCCACAGTCTATGCACTCCAGGACCGACACCACAGGTGGGCAGGCGTAGCGGATGAGCGGGTCGAGCAGCGCTACCGGCTTTTCGGTGGGGGCGATGGCCCCGCGGCGCCACATGTTGGGGACCTCGAGCACCGAGGGTATGAGCCGGGTGCCGTCATCGACCCAGGCGCCCTGGTCGCCGATCTTGCCCATGTGGCGGGCGTGGCCGGCGCCCTGCTTGATCGAGCGGTCGCGTTCCTTGATGCCGACGTGGGTCCGGGGGGTGTCGTGGTGGATGAGGTTCCAGGCGCCCCGGTACCAGTGCAGGACATGTTCATGCACCCGTCGGAAGCGGTCGGCGGCGAAGCCGGTGCCGTTCTGCTTGCGCCACACCACGTCCTGGGAGAGGTTCCAGTAGCGGTCGAACTCCGACCCGTGGCGGAGATACATGCGCATGCTGCCGAAGCACCACATGGAGCGGGTGACGTCCGCGACCAGTGGGAGCCAGCCGTCGGGCCAGACATCCCACAGCAGCGACGTCTCACCGTAAGGGGGGTCGGTGACGCAACAGTCGGGTTCGATACCGACCCCGGGCCGCCCGAGCTCGGGCAGCACCTCGCGCATGTCCCCCAGGTACAGGGTCACCTTGTCGTCGGTGTAGTACGGGACCGTCACCGTTGACTCCTGCGAACAGTTGTTCGTAACCTCGGCTCATGCTGCTGTGGGAGGAGGAGCATTGGGGCGGCTCGTGGCGGGGCCACGACGGCGGCTGGGTTGCCGCCCACGTGGTGCCGGCGTCGGATGGCAGGTGGCTGCCGGTGGTCCACAACGACCGGATCGGTGACGTCACGTACGGGACCCTCGACGGGGCGAAAGCTGCGGCCGAGGCCGCGCACGCTCTGCTCCCGCCGCCCGTCCCCTACAAAGCCCCGGAGCGCTACAAGCGGCCGGTGCCCAACGCACCCATCCGGGTACCGCACCCTGGGGCCACGAAGAGGCCGCAGTGAGGTCAGCACGACACCCACCGGCCCTCGGTGATGAAGCCGTGGAGCCCGCAGTCAGGGCACAGGATCGAAGGGGTGACCGTCAGCGGATCCTCGGCAACGATCGTGTGGCCATCGGCGAGGCGGAGCGCGGGGGCGCAGATGATCTGCACGCCACCGATGACCTTGCACTTGTGCTCGATCCTGCACGTGCCGTCGTCGTAGAACAGCGCCCGGACCGACGATTCTCCGGGCCAGGGGCGGGTACAGATCGAGCGGCCCCACCCGGGCTCAACGAGGAACGCGCTCTCATGCGGCTCACTCACCGGTCGTCTCCGTGGTGGCTCCCCCAGCAGGGTTGGGCTCCTGGGCGACCTCGTACTCGGTCAGCACGAACATCACCCGGCGGCCGTTGGCGGACGTCACCGGCCCAACGCGGGCGACCTCGTAGGTAGGTGATTCGCCCAGCAGGGTCATCCACTCGACCACCCAGGTGTTCACGACCAGGTGGCGCACCTGGTCGGGCAGCCCGGGGGGCGTCATGCGCTCAACCAGCGCCCGCACCTGCTCACGGTCGACCGCGCTCACGATGTCGACACCTCGGCTCTCCCCCAGCAGGCGGTCACGTAGGGGCCTGACCCGTCAGCTCGGGTGCGGTGTCGAAGAGGGTCGGCTCGACGGCGACCACCTCAGCGGGTTGGGCGGAAGTGTCGGGTGTCACTGCGTCGGGGAGCCATCCGTCGGTGGCGCCCGACCAGCACGGACCACCGGCGCCGGCGGCGTGGGCGAGGACCCGGCGTTCGTCGGCCCCACGTGCCCGGCCGAGGCGCTTGAGGTTGTGGTGAAGGCAGGAAGCGGCAGCGCTCCACAGGGTGCGGTACCGGTCTGCTTCGCGGACGGCCTCCGCGGTGCGGCGGGCCTCGGACTCCACCTTGATGGCATCGATGCCGTGTTGGGCGACCAGCCATGCCAGTAGGGCGACGGCGTCAGCGGGGGTGTTCGTCACCAGGTCGGCGGACCTGGTCCGCAACTCGTCGGTGGGCAGGCTCGTCCACTCGGCTGCCACAGCGGCGGCGAGGACCGTCACCGGTTGACCTCGAAGCGGATAGGCCACACCCACGACAGGTAGCGGTTGCCGACCTTGAGCCAGCAGCCGATGATGTGCCGGCCCGATCGGCCGGGGCGGTCACCGAGACGGTTGAGGTGCAGGCCGGCAGGCATCAGGCCGAACCGGTCCTGTCTGTAGCTGAATCGGCCCAGCGGGCGGGACCGGTGGCGCTGGCGGGGGGTGGCTAGCTGGACCCTCACGTCGCACCATCCCGCGTGGTGGTGGTCTCCTTGCGTCGAACCCGGCGCGTCCCGCGCCGACGCTCGGTGTCGGTACGACACGCAGCGCACCGCCGGTACCGGTCACATGGACGCTGGCGCTCCTGGTCCGCCCACCGGTGCCCGTTGCCACAGGTCTCCTGGGCGCTATCCCAGTCAGGCCACAGCAGGGACGGGTGAATGCCGAGCCGAGTGGCGGCCGTGTCGGCGCTGGCCGGGCTCATCCGGCGGTTCCCGAGGCGCCACTGACTCACCGCCGGCTCCGTCGCACCGATCTTCTCGGCCATCTCCCGGCACGACGTGCCCGAGGGGAACATCGCCAGGACCGGGCCAGGATCGAACAGCGGGCCGCCTTGGCGCACCGGGCGGCGCCCGCTCCGGTCACCCATCGTTCTCGTCCTTGCGCGCGGTGGCTCCCCCAGCAGGGTCAGCGGCCTGGCGCTGGTTGAGTCGGGCCTCTAGGTGGTCGAGTCGCCTGACGATGGCGTTGAGCCGACCGGCCTGGTCCCCGAGTTCGTGAGCGATCGCGGTGACCGGGTGGGGTGCGGCGAGGAGCGCTGCGGCGAGTGACCGGTAGCTCACCGTCGTCGAGGCGGTCGACAACCCGGTGTCGCTATGTTCAATCGATTGCGACACCGCAGGACCGACAGAGGGACCAGCAGCAGCCTGTTCTGCTCGCTCGGCTGCGTAGGAGGTGTCGTCGCCCACCGGCGTGATGCCGTACTCGTCAGCCATCGGTGCTCTCCTTGGTGAGCCTGTACACGGGCCGCTCGGTCGCGTGCCCGATGCCATCCACACCGGACCACTGGGGACGTCCCTGGCTGGTGTCCCAGACGAACCCGACCCGCTCCAATCCGCCCGCCTCGATGGCGAGCTCGGCGTGCAGGTCCCCGGTGAGGGCGTCGAGCACTTTGGCGGCTTGGGTGCTGTGTGGCTGGGTGGGGTCGAGACCGGCGAGCACGTCGCCCACGACCCACAGAGCGTCCTCGTAGGCGGTCACTCGGGGACCTCATCGACCGGTCGTAGGCGGACTTCCCATCGGCAGCCGAGGACGTGCGCCCAGTAGTCGAGCATCGGCAGACTGACCCCGGTGCGAGTGCCCAGAAACTGGTTGACGTGCTTGGTCGAAGCGCCGGTACGGCGGGCGAACTCGGCCTGCGACAGATCCTGGCTGGCCATTTCCTCTCCGATGAGGTGAGCGAAGACGCCCATCAACGGCTCGTGGCGGCTCACTGGGTGCCTCCCGGCGGGTCCTCGGTGTCTGGTGGGGCGGTGTCCTCCACAACGACCACGGCGGTCTGGTGCGGCACATTGAACCGGGCCGTCAGCACCGAGTAGCCCTCGATGGGGACGTCGCCCGTGTTCGTCATGTTGCGGTGCGTCGCCTGCATCGTGCGGCCCTTCCACAGCACCTTCGGTTGCGGGGCCTCGGCCTGTGCCTGCGCCAGTCGTTGTTCGTAGCGTGCGGTCAGCTGCTCCCGTAGTTCGCCCTCGGCGTCCAACTCGGCATCGCACAGGACGTCCATGACGGCGTCGGTGATGCCGTCGAGCGTCGGGACGATGTCGAGCTGGGAGCCGTACGCCTCCACGGCCGCTCGCACCTGGTCGCGGGTCGGGGTCATCGGTCGGCCCACTTCGCCTTGATTGCGTCGGCTTCGCCGTCACGCCATGGACGGATGGTGCCGAGGTCGTTAACGTCGAACAGTGCTCCGGGTTCGTGCATCCCGGAGTGCTCCCAGGCGGGGCGCCCACACTCATCGCACGAGCTGAACGGCTGGCCCATCCACATGAAGCCGTGACTGGACACCGTCACGCCGGCACCCCCTCAGCCAGTGCGGGTACCCGCCACTCCCCGAGGTACGCGGCCATGTCGACTTCGGCGGTCTGGTCCGCCATCGCGGCGATGTCGCCGGGGGTCGGGTAGGCGAGGTCGGGGACGTCGTCGGGGAGTGGCTCCCACGCCCAAGCGGGTGGCGGTCCCGGGTTGAAGTTGGCCGGGGTGTCGAGTCCGAGGTGCTGTTCCGCCGTCAGCTGGGTGCCGACGAGCACGCTGTTCTCCCAGCGGAGCTGCATGAGCTCGCGGTCGCGGGCCCGTCCGTTGCGTTGTTCGGCTTGGAGGTCGATGCGGACCTGCCGGTACTTCGACCCCAAGCTGCTGTTGGCGACAGCGAGGGCGGCGCAGACGCCGATGGCGAGGACAGCGACCGTGTAGGCGTAGAGGGTCTCGATGTCGTTGTGGGTGATGAAGTCGATGGGGTCGCTCATCGTTCCGTTCCAGTGGTGGGGTCGTCGCTGGGCGATGGGTAGGAGGTGGCATCGGTATCGCTGGCCATCCACACGCCGAGGACGCAGATGACGCCGTTGCCTGCGAGCACCGCGACCCAGCCGATGTTCGGGTCACGGACGAGGCCGATGGTCGACAGCGCAGCGAGGACGCTGCCGCTGGCCATCAGCAGCCGGCCGAGCCACAGCACCACAGCGGGTCCGTAGCGGTCGACCAGGTCCTGTGGCTGGTTGCACCACGGGCAGTGCTCGGCGCCTACGGACCCGTCGTCGGGGTCAGGACCGAAGTCGCCCCAGTCGAGGGTGCGGCCATGCGGGCACTCGGTCGGCAGGGTGCGACTCATCGCTTGCCGATGCCGGCGTGGCCGTGGTCGCACGTGAAGTGCCACAGCACAGGGACGCCGCTCACCACAACCTCCGCAGGTAGGTCGGGGGCTGGGGCAGCTCGGGGATGTCGTCCTCGGCTGCCCAGTCGTACTGCTCGACGTCGCCCTCCGGGTGCTCACCAGAGATGCGCTGCTCCAGTTGCTGCGCCGAGAACGCCACGTCCATCGCGCCCTCCACGGCGGCGTCCTTGCGCTGGTACACCAGCTCCAGGTCGGCGCGGCGGTCACCGAGGATGAGGCCGCACACGAACCCAACGACGAGCCCCACGCACACGGTCGTGGGCCACGGCCAAGTCATGAACGTCATCCACAGCACGGCGACCAGCAACAGGGCAGTGGCGCAGGCGGCAGCGACCACGAGCGTCTTCGTTGCCCTCGGTGGGGGTCTGCGGATGGCGGTCATGTCTCGACCTGCCACAGCACCGTGAACCGGACGGGCACCGTCGCCGGGCCGATCTGTCCGAAGCCCTCGCAGTCCTCGGCTCGATGCGGGCCTTCGTGGTCGCTGTTCTGGACGCAGTACAACAGGGTGTCCTCGTCGTAGGTAAACGAATCGACGCACTGGGCCATCAGGCCAGCTCCTTGCCTTCGAGGTCGTGTTCAACAACGAACGGGCCGGGTCCGCCGTCGGGGTGCTGGCAGATGTTGACGATGTGCCCGCACACCTCACATCCGACGACGCCGGCGATGACGTCCTTCCGGGCCACCCGGCCGAGCGAGCCCGGGCAGCGGGTATCGAGACGCTGCAGCCGGGTGGATGGGCGCGGTGGGCGGCCGGTCACGAACTCGATGGCGAGAGCGCGGACGGTCGGCCAGTGGCGGCGCACCACAGTCGAGGCGGTCACGATGCACCTTCGAACAGGGTGGGTTCGTGGGCCCAGCGGAGCCAGCGCAGGAGTTGGGGGAGGTTGTGGTCCGGGCCGAAGGCGAGGAACGTGCCGTCGACGGAGTCGCAGCCGAGCGCAGCGGCGTAGCGGAGGCGGCGTAGCGAGTTGACGCGGCCCATGTGCACCCACAGTCCGCGGGCCTTGGCCTCAGCGACGAGAGCGCGTGCCTCAACCCCGAGCTTCCACGGGGTGTCGCCACCGATGAACACGGCCGAGCACGGGGGGAAGGAGGTGGCGCCGTTCTGGAGGACGTAGGCCGTGCGGTAGCCGCGGTTGCGGGCGGCGCCGTGCCAGCGTGCCCAGCGTTCGTTCGTGGCTTGGGCGTCGGCCACTACGTCGGGGACGACCACGAAGAGGCAGTCGGCGGCCAGGTGCTGATGGCGGTCGAGGGTGGCGAGCCAGCGTTCCGGGGTCCAGCGTGCGGCGAAGCAGCCGTTGTCGATCGCCCACCGGGTGCCGTCGACGACCCGGTTGCCGGCGTCGGGGGTAACCATCTGGCCGAGAAGTCCGGTGGCCATGGCGTCACGTACCTGCGGGCCGGAGGCTGTGGCGAGGTACAGCACGACGTGCCCACCAGACGAGGGGCCAGGCGACGGCGACCATGACCACCTTGCCGACGACGTTGCCGGTCAGGTGGTCGAGGCTCCCGAAGGCCAGCGTGAGGAACAGGGCGGAATCGACGACCGCGCCGACCGTGTTGGACAGCGCAACGGCTGAAGGCCAGTGGCGGCGTCGGAGAGGCTCGTACACAGCAAGGTCGGCCAGTTCGCTGTCAGCGAACGCCAGGGCCGAGGCGACAGCGATCGGGGCGTGGCCGCCGGGGATGCGGTCGGCGTCCTCGATCACGTACGACAGCAGCGCCCCGGCGGCGATGCCGGCCAGCACCAGGCGTCGGCCACCCCGCTCATGCAGGGCGTCACGGAGACCGAACGCCAGCCCGGCGAAGTACACCCCAGCCGGGGCTTCCAGCCCGAAGCCGATGGGGACGATGCCGTAGCGGGCGAGCGCCCAGTTGGCGCCGGCCACCGTGGCGACAAACGCGGCGAACAGGATGAGGCGGGTCACGACGCACCGGCCCTACGGAGGAACCCGCGCTCACGGGCCCAGGCACCGTGACGGTGGATGTGGCGATGGCAGCCGGTGCCGCAGACATCGAGCGTGTTCCACGCCTCGTCGCTGGACCCGGGCCCGCGGGGGATGATGTGGTGCCGGTCGGTCGGCCGTCCCTTACACACACCGGGGATGGCGGCTTCGCAGACGTCGGCCAGCGGCTCGTCGGGTCGGGCGCGGCCGGGGGCGTTCCACCGCTTGTTCGTCGGGGACGTCGGCCGCATCCGTTTGCGTCCCTGGCCTTCCGGTGGGGGCCAGGGGGTCAGCTCGCTACCCACCGGGGTGACCGTGACGAGGCCGTCAGCGAACGACGGGCCGGTCGTGCCGTGGCCGGGGCCGCGCTGGTAGTAGCTCGCCCCGGTGGAGTCCTTCGCCCGCCAGCCACGGGACTTCAACCAGCGCAGCGAGACGATGCGGTTGGCTGAACCGACCGACATGCCAACCTCGAGAACGGCGGTCACCACCCCACCCCCTTCGCCGCCAGCTGCTCGCCGTAGTCGCTTCGGCCGCCGAGGTGCGTGTACCGGTAGCGCTCACCGGCTGGCATCGGGTCGACCGGCAGGTTCAGCAGGAACCGGTAGAGGTCGATGGCGCAGCCGGGGCAGAAGTCGAGGCCGCGGCGCCGCTCCCACCGGTCGTCCGTCGAGTCCACGTAGCCGCAGCGGTCGCACGCGAACTCCCACGTCGGAATCTCGCGGGCAGTCACGACCCGTCCAGGCTCTCGTCGACACCGGCTTTCAGCGCTTCCCACTCGGCCTCGGTCTTGTCGACGCCCGTCACACAGATGGGCTCCTCGTAGCAACCGAAGGCGCAGATGCCGGCGGGGTCGTGGCCGGGCAGCTTGAACGACCGCCGGAAGTAGGGGCACGTGTCGTAGTCGGGGAACTCGACGTCGCCGTCTTCAATCCACCTCGGCTCGCTCACTTCGCCCCCTTCTCTGCGTGGTCGGCCATGTACTTGGCCTCAGCGTCGAACCCTGTAGGCGCCGGGTCGGGGCCAGGACCGGCGACGGTCGGCCCTGACCCGTCATCGGTGGCGGTCAGCTCCGCGAGGTAGGCGAGCGCGGCCTCGGCCTGCTTGGCGGTGAGACGGTCAGGCTCCGGGAGGTTCTGCTTCCTCGACCACTCCTGCAGCGGTGGCCACTGCTCGGCGGTCAGACCGGCGATGGCCTGCTTGACCGCGACGATCTGGGCCTTCGCTGCAGCGGGTTCGGCGCTACGGGCATCGGCCTCGTGCGTGGTGCCGTCGGCGTCGTCGACCGGGTCCGAGATCTGGAACGTCTGCAGCAGGGCGTACTTCATGGCCTGGGTGAGGCACTTGTTGCCGCCCTTGTCCGAGTTGTCCCGGCCGATAGCGAGGATGGGGCCGATGACGATCTTGTCCTCGATGCCGCCCGGGCCGTAGACGTCGTACTCGATCTCCTCGACGACGTCGGTCCACGGCTTGGCGTTGACCATCAACTCGCGCAGATCGAAGGAGATGACGCGGGGGGTGAACAGGACGCCGTGGCGGGCGAACAGCTCCTGGGTGTGCGGGGTGATCTGGTCGATGCCCCGGTACCGGTAGCCGCCCTGCTTCGGGTCGGCCTGGCCGCCCTTCTCGATCGACGGCAGGTCACGCATCACCCGGCACAGGGCCTCGATGACATGCGCCGCCTTCGGCTCTTCGGTGGCGCTCACGACTGCTCCCCTTGCGGCAGGACGCCCTCAACCATGTGGTTGCGGTACGCCTCGGTGGCTTCGTCAAGGACCGGCGACGAGAACCAGGCCTTGCAGTAGCAGCGCACGAACCCTCCGTCGGGATGACGCAGGCAGGCTTCGGCTACTCCGTGGAGGGCCATCACGACGTCACCTGACCGTCGGGCCACCACACGACGATTTCGTCGTCGCGGGCCTCGACCCTGCAGGCGTCGTCGTAGCTGCGCCGGCCCTCGGGCATGTCCAGCAAGGCCCAGTCGATGGCCTTCCGGACATCGGAGACGCACGCTCCCCGGTCGACTGGGGCCGGGACCACGTACTCGTGGCGGGTCGTGGTAACGGTGCGCTTCGAGACGGTGCTCACAGCCCCGCCCCCCACCACGTCGGGTCGTAGCCGATGGGCACGTCGTCCTCCATGAGCGGGTCGCGTTCGGACTCGTCGTCCTGCCACTCCCCTGCGGCGACGGTGTCGGGATGCAACGGGACCTCCGCGTCGTAGCGGGCCTTATCCGCGCGGCACTGCGCGTCCGTGGGCCGGCGTGGGCCGCGCTCCGTCATC contains the following coding sequences:
- a CDS encoding DNA methyltransferase, which codes for MSLVNSETGEVLAPSAGLFKYANPRGLDLPEGIPFEDWAAVGEVLRSMEGSIMWWLGDWWRYGERSYGEASSQAAPTGYSGETCRQAAWVADKFAETVRRHTDLSFGHHYAVAALEPPEQDELLELAVTGDEDRPSPWSVQALRSEVRRRNGERKRQQYLAGRAAAGVVWYLDAVEWLKDQPEGGADLLLTDPPYSTDVDDIDSFAAWWLPVALSRLKPDGRAYVCIGAYPPELRAYLNVLSGEDWHFENVLVWTWRNTIGPDGHGYSPNWQAVLHIVGPDTPPPTFDGLVDRFSVLDISAPDGRHDGRLDPWQKPDDLADKLITHAGASGGVLLDPFAGTGTFIDAGYRAGMEALGADIDEGRLALCAARGIEVRRG
- a CDS encoding WhiB family transcriptional regulator gives rise to the protein MADPRDRRRAVVGLLDLDATTWMRRASCRTAEPGALFPIEYAKQRQVVEHWCTGCPVRTECLEYALERNIDHGVWGATEKERRMLRRVRRMAQRAG
- a CDS encoding DNA methyltransferase; protein product: MTVPYYTDDKVTLYLGDMREVLPELGRPGVGIEPDCCVTDPPYGETSLLWDVWPDGWLPLVADVTRSMWCFGSMRMYLRHGSEFDRYWNLSQDVVWRKQNGTGFAADRFRRVHEHVLHWYRGAWNLIHHDTPRTHVGIKERDRSIKQGAGHARHMGKIGDQGAWVDDGTRLIPSVLEVPNMWRRGAIAPTEKPVALLDPLIRYACPPVVSVLECIDCGRERGPRVPVVRATDSTGQAGPQEVLQQRLQERVPASDAGDDLPDLWTPVPRPQPHGATVPADMLAGVRSASGASEAKVLRGVRGDVSTTGELDQVLLPSLRDSDDRPRQAEAIAANASRLRDALPAGSPDGDQGGLRLRASTGDGRGAGTSAPDGRGGASPQRDQGRQPAREPEGLTETGARSHPQAVAEADPVPALPRHDRRLGSCPNCGGPLALSERPGLVLDPFAGSCSTLVAAREAGYKAIGIEADEAMAEKAALRLAAAPLDLWSPA
- a CDS encoding helix-turn-helix transcriptional regulator, encoding MSRHEPLMGVFAHLIGEEMASQDLSQAEFARRTGASTKHVNQFLGTRTGVSLPMLDYWAHVLGCRWEVRLRPVDEVPE
- a CDS encoding VUT family protein, which codes for MTRLILFAAFVATVAGANWALARYGIVPIGFGLEAPAGVYFAGLAFGLRDALHERGGRRLVLAGIAAGALLSYVIEDADRIPGGHAPIAVASALAFADSELADLAVYEPLRRRHWPSAVALSNTVGAVVDSALFLTLAFGSLDHLTGNVVGKVVMVAVAWPLVWWARRAVPRHSLRPAGT
- a CDS encoding ERF family protein — its product is MSATEEPKAAHVIEALCRVMRDLPSIEKGGQADPKQGGYRYRGIDQITPHTQELFARHGVLFTPRVISFDLRELMVNAKPWTDVVEEIEYDVYGPGGIEDKIVIGPILAIGRDNSDKGGNKCLTQAMKYALLQTFQISDPVDDADGTTHEADARSAEPAAAKAQIVAVKQAIAGLTAEQWPPLQEWSRKQNLPEPDRLTAKQAEAALAYLAELTATDDGSGPTVAGPGPDPAPTGFDAEAKYMADHAEKGAK